The following coding sequences lie in one Seriola aureovittata isolate HTS-2021-v1 ecotype China chromosome 5, ASM2101889v1, whole genome shotgun sequence genomic window:
- the clip1a gene encoding CAP-Gly domain-containing linker protein 1 isoform X2 gives MSTAKPSGIKGPSKIARPPGTGAPKTNPSTAGAKVAGADKSAASASGGDAQNSEESFQIGERVWVNGNKPGYIQFLGETQFAPGQWAGIVLDEPIGKNDGSVAGVRYFQCEALRGIFTRPSKLSRTEGEANGTQTAPPSRAASPTPSVGSVASHTPATKSTVPSTTTAGKKASTTTPTTPATPSSNLARTNSESISNLSETGSVKKGERELKMGDRVLVGGTKAGVVRFLGETDFAKGEWCGVELDEPLGKNDGAVAGTRYFQCQPKYGLFAPVHKVTRIGFPSTTPAKAKTTVRKVVATPSGLKRSPSASSISTMSSVASSVSAKPSRTGLLTETSSRYNRKISGTTALQEALKEKQQHIEQLMAERDMEKAEVAKATSHVGEMEQEISLLRDDQEQMEAKMDQLRALVEAADKDKVELLNQLEEERRKVEDLQFRVEEACITKGDLETQTRLEHAHIKELEQSLLFEKTKAEKLQRELEDTRVATVSERSRIMELEKDLTMRTREVADLQLRLGTQEGSADSDATLSPLLEEINSLRDQLTSQEAKQQEELAKYKEKLEAKEKTHSEAVAQLQATSVRISGDNEQLQMRLSQAEKEKADITELWRSKLESAIASHQQAMEELKVSFSKGGGAQTEELVETKSALERLKVEHKLALEEAGAKHDADTTAWTREMQALKAQLLSLTEEKERLEESLRSSVEKAEEQHLVEMEDVLGKLHTAELRVKELEEKEAMLAQQTQDKDRETKEQMAEMVALRSQVAQSNQEVVTLKSQLEDVQNQGNHQGAKVSELSSQLEGQKKEVLSLQQTLTTVKQEKDTLEQELGGLKQKLAESTEEQTKSAKTMQETLVKLSKKEEKCTSLTTESESLRSQLAGLERKLKTADEKLDQFSKDKNKLENDISDMMKASGDSSVQLTKMNEDLIQKERRLEELQSQVAEEKEKVAHFNEQLQQEQSRKEQELKETRDAHQSQIRSLQEKIATLENAVKQGESLVEELKASQEKSLCQASELHVKELEVLQSQVDKLNQELSSSKDKTQELEKSVSELQSYKEQAQCLSAELDSYKHDVEQLSRKLEKQSLDLETICKESEDVKAERDKLEKQLSDVQTKFSALEISHQELSVHNKELLITRDELSENQEELLNNNKRSNEERISLNTELEKLKDLLHEVQTENTNLKHTEGEHQVQIEELQKQYAEKNDLLLKHQQDIQQIQAKGKQLLEDYENVCKERNRLEENLNESSSKLTCEKDNLILERDAARNAKKSLDAKNAELQEKLKSLNLEKEDLTMKNTQLQALTETLTKEKVEMSCEISAFVLDKNSLETVKEELQNKLTVTKKDLESSVRECEELKASKMSLAKMLEEFKTSSQVTDSERLHLLQEKEDLLAIQRKVYNEKEELLKEVEELKEKLQISTEQLFQSNEKLKELLSSFEQEKQAFRLQNSETEMVLHAIRKEKMSLDSSLEQQNMNYERLAGEKGELEEKHTKAISEKNVLSLERDKLASEIRTTKDHLEGYCRANADLIQEKSHLTTMLEENKRQKDKLEAEVTSLKREKTDLQNKLQKHNSDIETLVKGKTELVQEHSKLKMDFEKANLELVQQVDNLTKDCQHLQSLQTETDKKVQSFQKENQGLLLEIQKLQSQTESMSEAKLLLETQLEVESNERKKRISDKDGLTKQIDELQETLSRVTQENKEFSSNLKNADKQNKSFMDDMDALKTQLKKQEQETSQLTEDKKELLSKLEEMGKQITFLTTEKDDLLAGQSKLEQDVSYLHKSQENWLAERSRLCEELEKLQASQKQLEADVKGLETDKELLEKQYKNAVAEVSACAVVKEENSSSISNLTARKNALQVEMDEATQQVRQLESQLKNAISKQLEAIEASGKTADALKQLTEEKAILIQEKNEAQSLLEDLRSSKLEIETQLKTLKKENSKYQEDLNVSKDQLCTETQRTKSLCKEIEELKEAVSVKSQSLQILQDENSKLSQDLDNNRKDQSDLVKLEDEYSKLKKQLEELKQSESTLKGQLDKEKAALQQSIHKNSALISEKDQQVEKLGSELAALRGESASVKTLQGTIQTLEQDKATLQERVRRLEKDLAAGPETINKSSGDAVLDQLREDKETAESQIEFLNSVIVDLQRKNEELKDKLEKMAAAALNGNNPSELDNYDSHGQEPAKKKPPPRLFCDICDCFDLHDTEDCPTQMQMPDSPPHTTYHGNKGEERPYCDICEVFGHWTESCNDDQTF, from the exons ATGAGCACAGCCAAGCCCAGTGGGATCAAAGGGCCCAGCAAGATAGCTAGGCCACCTGGGACAGGAGCCCCCAAGACCAACCCCAGCACAG CAGGAGCAAAAGTTGCTGGGGCCGACAAATCAGCTGCAAGTGCCAGTGGAGGAGATGCCCAAAATTCTGAAGAGAGCTTCCAGATTGGGGAACGGGTCTGGGTGAATGGGAATAAGCCAGGCTACATTCAGTTTTTGGGAGAGACACAGTTTGCCCCAGGACAGTGGGCAGGGATTGTTCTAGATGAGCCAATTGGGAAGAATGATGGGTCAGTGGCAGGGGTGCGCTACTTCCAGTGTGAAGCCCTGCGAGGTATATTTACACGACCATCCAAGTTGTCTCGCACAGAGGGGGAGGCTAATGGAACTCAGACGGCACCGCCCTCCCGAGCTGCATCACCCACTCCTTCAGTTGGTAGCGTAGCCTCGCATACACCTGCCACAAAATCAACTGTACCCTCAACTACCACAGCAGGCAAGAAGGCCTCCACCACTACACCAACTACACCAGCTACACCATCTTCCAACCTTGCACGCACCAACAGCGAATCTATCTCCAACCTCTCAGAGACCGGATCAGTCAAGAAAGGGGAAAGGGAACTGAAGATGGGTGACCGTGTATTG GTTGGTGGTACAAAGGCAGGAGTCGTACGTTTCCTTGGAGAAACAGATTTTGCCAAAGGCGAGTGGTGTGGTGTGGAATTGGATGAGCCTTTAGGAAAGAATGACGGGGCAGTGGCAGGCACAAG ATATTTTCAGTGCCAGCCCAAATATGGCTTATTTGCTCCAGTGCATAAAGTCACACGCATTGGCTTCCCTTCCACCACGCCAgccaaagcaaaaacaacagttcGGAAAGTAGTGGCCACACCATCGGGGCTGAAGAGAAGCCCTAGTGCCTCTTCCATCAGTACCATGAGCTCTGTGGCATCCTCTGTCAGTGCCAAGCCCAGCCGCACAGGCCTG CTAACCGAGACATCATCACGGTATAATCGAAAGATCTCAGGCACTACAGCCCTGCAGGAGGCActgaaggagaagcagcagcataTTGAGCAGTTAATGGCTGAGAGGGACATGGAGAAAGCTGAGGTTGCCAAGGCCACTAGCCATGTTGGAGAGATGGAGCAAGAAATTAGTCTGCTCAGGGATGATCAGGAGCAG ATGGAAGCTAAGATGGATCAGTTACGTGCCTTGGTCGAAGctgcagacaaagacaaagtggAACTGCTGaatcagctggaggaggaacGTAG GAAGGTGGAGGACCTTCAGTTCCGTGTAGAGGAAGCTTGCATTACCAAAGGAGACTTGGAG ACGCAGACCAGACTGGAGCATGCCCACATTAAGGAGCTTGAACAGAGCCTGCTCTTTGAAAAGACCAAAGCTGAGAAACTCCAAAGAGAGTTAGAAGACACTAGG GTTGCTACTGTGTCGGAAAGATCCCGTATAATGGAGCTTGAAAAGGACCTTACAATGCGTACAAGAGAGGtagctgacctgcagctgcGTCTTGGGACCCAGGAAGGCTCAGCGGACTCTGACGCtactctttctcctcttctggAAGAGATAAATTCTCTTAGGGATCAGTTGACTTCCCAAGAAGCTAAGCAGCAAGAAGAGCTGGCAAAATACAAGGAGAAGCTAGAAGCTAAAGAAAAGACTCACAGTGAGGCAGTTGCCCAGCTTCAGGCTACATCTGTGAGGATCTCTGGTGACAACGAGCAGTTGCAGATGCGTTTAAGTCAAGCTGAGAAGGAGAAAGCTGACATTACTGAACTGTGGCGTTCTAAGTTGGAATCTGCCATTGCCTCTCACCAGCAAGCAATGGAAGAGCTAAAGGTGTCCTTCAGCAAAGGTGGTGGTGCCCAGACAGAAGAGCTTGTAGAGACCAAAAGTGCACTAGAGAGACTGAAGGTAGAGCACAAGTTGGCTCTAGAGGAGGCTGGAGCCAAACATGATGCTGACACCACAGCTTGGACTCGGGAGATGCAGGCCCTGAAGGCACAACTCTTGTCTTTGACTGAAGAAAAGGAGCGACTGGAGGAGTCGCTGAGGTCCAGCGTTGAAAAAGCAGAGGAACAGCACCTTGTGGAGATGGAAGATGTTCTTGGAAAGCTTCATACTGCTGAACTTAGGGTAAAGGAGCTTGAGGAGAAAGAAGCAATGTTGGCACAACAGACCCAAGACAAGGACAGAGAAACCAAAGAGCAGATGGCAGAGATGGTTGCTCTGCGCAGCCAAGTAGCACAAAGTAACCAGGAGGTTGTGACCTTGAAGAGTCAGTTAGAGGATGTTCAGAACCAAGGAAACCATCAGGGCGCTAAG GTTAGTGAATTGAGCTCTCAGTTGGAGGGCCAAAAGAAGGAAGTCCTTTCTTTACAGCAGACCCTGACCACTGTAAAGCAGGAGAAGGACACCCTGGAACAGGAACTTGGAGGCTTG AAACAAAAGTTGGCTGAAAGCACAGAGGAACAGACAAAATCAGCAAAAACTATGCAAG AAACACTTGTGAAGCTCAGCAAGAAGGAAGAGAAGTGCACATCCCTGACCACAGAATCAGAATCTCTAAGAAGTCAACTTGCTG GGCTTGAGAGGAAGCTGAAGACTGCAGATGAAAAGCTTGATCAGTTTTCAAAGGATAAAAACAAGCTCGAAAATGATATTTCAGACATGATGAAGGCATCTGGTGATAGTTCAGTACAGCTGACCAAAATGAATGAAGACCTCATACAGAAAGAAAG GAGGCTTGAGGAGTTACAGAGTCAAGttgcagaggagaaggagaaggtggCACACTTTAATGAACAACTCCAGCAGGAACAGTCCCGCAAAGAGCAGGAGCTGAAAGAGACCAGAGATGCACATCAGTCTCAAATAAGAAGCCTTCAGGAAAAGATTGCTACCTTG GAGAACGCTGTTAAACAAGGTGAGAGCCTGGTTGAAGAGCTGAAGGCCTCTCAAGAGAAATCCTTGTGTCAGGCCTCAGAGCTTCATGTGAAGGAACTTGAGGTGCTGCAGAGTCAGGTTGACAAGTTAAACCAGGAACTCTCCTCCTCCAAGGACAAAACCCAGGAGCTGGAGAAGTCGGTGTCTGAGCTACAGTCATACAAGGAACAGGCTCAG tgtCTTTCTGCTGAGCTTGACTCCTACAAGCATGACGTTGAACAATTGTCCAGAAAACTGGAAAAGCAGAGTCTAGATCTGGAAACCATTTGTAAGGAAAGTGAGGATGTTAAGGCTGAGAGAGACAAACTGGAGAAACAGCTTTCAGATGTGCAGACAAAGTTCTCTGCCCTTGAGATTAGTCACCAGGAGCTTTCTGTCCATAATAAAGAACTGCTAATAACCAGAGATGAGCTTTCAGAAAATCAAGAGGAATtgctcaacaacaacaagcgCTCAAACGAAGAAAGGATTTCATTGAACACTGAGTTGGAGAAGCTAAAAGATCTTCTACATGAGGtgcagactgaaaacacaaacctgaaGCATACTGAAGGTGAACACCAGGTCCAAATCGAAGAGCTTCAAAAACAATATGCAGAGAAGAATGACTTGCTCCTAAAGCATCAGCAGGACATCCAGCAAATTCAGGCTAAAGGGAAGCAACTACTTGAGGATTATGAAAATGTCTGCAAAGAGAGGAACCGCCTTGAAGAGAACCTCAATGAAAGCAGCTCAAAGCTCACATGTGAGAAGGACAATCTAATTTTAGAGAGAGATGCTgctagaaatgccaaaaaatctCTTGATGCTAAGAATGCTGAATTGCAGGAAAAACTTAAATCTTTAAACTTAGAAAAAGAAGATCTTACAATGAAGAATACCCAGCTGCAGGCACTCACAGAAACATTGACAAAAGAGAAGGTGGAGATGTCCTGTGAAATCAGTGCCTTTGTTTTGGATAAAAATAGCCTTGAGACAGTGAAGGAGGAGCTTCAGAATAAGCTCACTGTTACAAAGAAAGACTTGGAGAGCTCTGTCCGTGAATGTGAAGAACTTAAAGCCTCAAAAATGAGCCTGGCCAAGATGCTAGAAGAGTTCAAGACAAGCAGTCAGGTGACTGATTCTGAGAGACTTCATCTTCTGCAGGAGAAGGAAGACTTACTTGCGATCCAAAGAAAGGTCTATAATGAGAAGGAAGAACTCCTCAAAGAGGTAGAAGAATTAAAGGAGAAGCTTCAAATCTCAACAGAACAACTGTTTCAGTCCAACGAAAAATTAAAAGAACTATTGTCATCTTTTGAGCAAGAGAAGCAAGCATTTCGCCTTCAGAATTCTGAAACTGAGATGGTTCTACATGCTATTCGAAAGGAAAAGATGAGCCTGGATTCATCACTAGAGCAGCAGAATATGAATTATGAGCGTTTGGCAGGGGAGAAAGGAGAGTTAGAAGAGAAGCACACAAAAGCCATATCTGAGAAAAATGTTCTTTCACTTGAGCGTGATAAGCTAGCTAGTGAGATTCGAACAACTAAGGACCATTTGGAAGGTTACTGCAGAGCTAATGCTGACCTTATTCAAGAGAAGTCTCATTTAACAACAATGCTAGAGGAAAACAAACGGCAAAAAGACAAACTTGAAGCAGAAGTGACCTCTTTGAAACGAGAAAAGACTGACctacaaaataaactgcagaaaCATAACTCTGATATTGAAACTCTTGTCAAGGGCAAAACTGAACTTGTTCAAGAGCATAGTAAACTAAAAATGGATTTTGAGAAGGCTAATTTAGAACTTGTTCAACAGGTGGATAACCTTACAAAAGACTGTCAGCATCTGCAGTCGTtgcagactgagactgacaaAAAAGTGCAGTCCTTCCAGAAAGAGAACCAGGGGCTGCTTCTGGAGATCCAGAAGTTACAAAGTCAGACTGAATCAATGTCGGAGGCAAAGCTACTTCTTGAGACTCAACTAGAGGTTGAATCCAATGAACGGAAAAAAAGGATATCTGACAAGGATGGTCTTACTAAGCAAATTGATGAGCTGCAGGAAACATTATCCAGAGttacacaagaaaataaagagttttCCTCTAACCTTAAGAATGCTGATAAGCAAAACAAGTCTTTTATGGACGATATGGATGCTTTGAAAACACAACTGAAGAAGCAAGAGCAAGAAACCAGTCAGTTGACAGAAGATAAAAAAGAGCTATTATCTAAGCTTGAGGAGATGGGAAAACAGATTACCTTCTTGACCACAGAGAAAGATGACCTTTTAGCTGGACAAAGTAAATTGGAGCAGGATGTTTCTTATCTCCACAAAAGCCAAGAAAATTGGCTTGCTGAACGGTCAAGGCTCTGTGAAGAGTTGGAAAAGTTGCAGGCTAGCCAGAAACAACTAGAGGCTGATGTCAAGGGCCTAGAAACTGACAAAGAACTTTTAGAAAAGCAATACAAGAATGCTGTTGCAGAAGTATCGGCTTGTGCTGTTGTAAAAGAAGAGAATTCCTCCAGCATCTCAAACCTAACAGCTCGGAAGAATGCCCTGCAGGTGGAGATGGATGAAGCCACCCAGCAAGTCAGGCAGCTCGAGTCCCAACTAAAAAATGCCATTTCTAAGCAGCTTGAG GCTATAGAAGCCTCTGGAAAAACTGCTGATGCtctcaaacagctgacagaagAGAAAGCTATTTTGATTCAGGAGAAGAACGAAGCCCAATCTTTGTTGGAAGACCTCCGGAGCTCCAAGCTAGAGATAGAGACCCAG CTAAAAACATTGAAGAAAGAGAATTCCAAGTACCAAGAAGATCTGAATGTATCCAAAGATCAGCTTTGCACAGAAACTCAGAGGACCAAGAGTCTGTGCAAGGAAAT TGAGGAGCTTAAAGAAGCAGTTTCTGTGAAGTCGCAGTCCCTACAGATACTCCAAGATGAAAACAGCAAGCTGAGTCAGGATCTTGATAACAATCGCAAAGACCAGAGTGATCTTGTGAAG cTTGAAGATGAGTACTCCAAACTCAAAAAGCAGTTGGAAGAGTTGAAGCAAAG TGAGAGCACCTTGAAAGGACAGTTGGACAAGGAGAAGGCCGCCCTCCAACAGTCCATCCATAAAAACAGTGCCTTAATCTCAGAAAAGGACCAGCAGGTGGAAAAGCTGGGGAGCGAG CTGGCTGCACTGCGTGGGGAAAGTGCCTCAGTTAAGACACTCCAGGGTACAATTCAGACCTTGGAACAGGACAAGGCTACTCTACAGGAGCGTGTCAGGAGACTAGAGAAGGACCTGGCTGCAGGGCCTGAAACCATCAACAAGTCCTCAG GTGATGCAGTTTTGGACCAACTAAGGGAGGATAAAGAGACTGCAGAGAGTCAG